In Porites lutea chromosome 9, jaPorLute2.1, whole genome shotgun sequence, a single window of DNA contains:
- the LOC140947574 gene encoding phosphoglycerate kinase 1-like, producing MSFNKSSIKTVDCKGKRVLMRVDFNVPLKGKEITNNQRIVAALPSVRHCLDNGAQSVVLMSHLGRPDGKVVEKYSLAPVADEVKKLLQRDVTFLPDCVGPEVEEACKNPKAGSVILLENLRFHIEEEGKGVDSEGNKVKASKEDVQKFRDSLAKLGDIYVNDAFGTAHRAHSSMVGVQLPQRVAGFLMEKELVYFSKAMEKPDRPYLAILGGAKVADKILLIENLLDKVNDMIIGGGMAYTFVKVLHNMEIGKSLFDEEGSKIIQKICDKAKEKGVNLHLPTDFVAASKFAEDAETKPANLETGIPADWMGLDIGPESVKKFKEVVMQAKTIVWNGPMGVFEMAKFEVGTKGIMDAVVAATKAGASSIIGGGDTATCCAKYGTEELVSHVSTGGGASLELLEGKTLPGVAALSDA from the exons ATGTCCTTTAACAAATCATCAATCAAAACTGTTGACTGCAAAGGAAAGCGCGTTTTGATGCG TGTTGACTTCAATGTACCACTGAAGGGGAAAGAGATCACAAACAACCAAAG GATTGTAGCTGCCTTGCCGAGTGTCCGTCATTGTTTGGATAATGGTGCTCAAAGTGTGGTGTTGATGAGCCATTTAGGAAGACCTGACGGCAAAGTAGTTGAGAAATATTCCCTGGCCCCTGTTGCTGATGAGGTGAAGAAATTATTGCAAAG GGATGTGACCTTTCTTCCTGACTGTGTGGGTCCTGAAGTGGAAGAAGCATGTAAAAACCCAAAGGCTG GCTCAGTGATCTTGCTGGAAAACCTACGTTTCCACATTGAAGAGGAAGGCAAAGGAGTCGATAGTGAAGGAAACAAG GTTAAGGCAAGCAAAGAGGATGTGCAAAAATTCCGCGATTCATTAGCAAAGTTAGGAGACATTTATGTTAATGATGCTTTTGGCACTGCTCATCGAGCTCACAG CTCTATGGTGGGTGTTCAGCTGCCTCAGAGGGTTGCTGGATTTTTGATGGAGAAAGAGCTGGTCTACTTCTCCAAGGCAATGGAGAAACCTGACAGACCGTATCTGGCCATCTTAGGAGG TGCCAAAGTAGCTGATAAAATTTTACTTATTGAGAATTTACTGGATAAAGTGAATGACATGATCATTGGTGGTGGAATGGCTTACACATTTGTCAAAGTTCTTCATAACATGGAG atTGGAAAGTCACTGTTTGATGAAGAAGGATCAAAAATAATCCAGAAGATTTGTGATAAAGCCAAAGAAAAGGGAGTGAATCTCCATCTACCAACAGATTTTGTCGCTGCTAGTAAATTTGCTGAGGATGCTGAG ACTAAGCCAGCTAATCTTGAAACTGGAATTCCTGCGGACTGGATG GGACTGGATATTGGGCCTGAAAGTGTCAAGAAATTCAAGGAAGTGGTGATGCAAGCTAAAACTATTGTTTGGAATGG TCCAATGGGTGTGTTTGAAATGGCTAAATTTGAAGTAGGAACCAAAGGTATTATGGATGCAGTTGTGGCAGCAACAAAAGCTGGTGCCTCGTCTATTATAG GTGGAGGTGATACTGCAACATGCTGTGCTAAGTATGGTACAGAAGAACTGGTCAGTCATGTCAGTACTGGGGGAGGTGCTTCCCTTGAGCTCTTGGAAG GTAAGACTCTCCCAGGAGTGGCTGCTCTGTCGGACGCATGA
- the LOC140947573 gene encoding LOW QUALITY PROTEIN: heat shock protein 75 kDa, mitochondrial-like (The sequence of the model RefSeq protein was modified relative to this genomic sequence to represent the inferred CDS: deleted 2 bases in 1 codon) has translation MAAALGLTRQFNRISSCALPHRLSQIRYLHSERLLHKFGTPRLPLKARTIQQNFQKAHQDFKARSYPRIFCRALSDNSTDKDHLSKDEAFEEDDTVHVITDKEKVVGESQKREFQAETRQLLDIVARTLYSEKEVFIREVISNASDALEKLQYQFMTGKDVAENELPLEINIATDQEKGTLTIKDHGIGMTEQELVDNLGTIARSGSKAFLDELSKLGKGDSREHHRKSIIGQFGVGFYSTFMVADRVDVYTRSYIPGSRGLLWTSDGSGSYEIAEAENVSRGTKIVIHLKEDHRNFSLNTAVEDTIKKYSNFVGFPIYLDGMCINTIQPLWLLDPKSITQEEHEEFYQFIGKTYDKPRYILHYKTDAPLNIRSIFYIPETLPQLFTVQHMEHGVSLYSRKVLIQSKAHRVLPNWLRFVKGVVDSEDIPLNLSRELLQDSALIKKLSDVLSARIIKFLLEQQKKDRVKYEKFFKDCGIFFREGIVSAESDEQKQDIAKLLLFESSNEKSGVLTSLPSYVSRMKPAQKNIYYLCAPSREVAETSPYYEALKKDDVEVLFTYNEQDDVTLHYLKTFDKKNIMAAENYFSVDREPSPTEPTDDTTQTQDASESLTEEQATELANWISIILGKQKVSAVKVSKHLSQTSHPVMVTVPDMVAAKHWLKVMRAEQFQDIDNAKYQIFQPTLEINPSHELIRNLEEVRSVNTDLAVLVVNQLFDNAMMSAGLLYDPRSMVGRLNTLLSKALDSSKP, from the exons atggcggctgcCTTGGGTTTAACGCGACAGTTTAATCGAATTTCTTCTTGTGCTTTACCTCATCGCTTGTCACAAATCAGGTACTTGCATAGTGAGCGCTTACTGCATAAATTTGGTACTCCTCGATTACCTCTGAAGGCGCGTacaattcaacaaaattttcaaaaag CTCATCAAGATTTCAAAGCAAGGAGCTATCCAAGAATTTTTTGTAGAGCCTTATCAGATAATTCAACTGATAAGGATCATTTATCCAAG GATGAGGCTTTTGAAGAAGACGACACTGTGCATGTTATCACAGACAAGGAAAAAGTTGTGG GTGAATCTCAAAAACGTGAATTTCAGGCAGAAACAAGACAGCTGTTGGATATTGTAGCCAGAACGCTGTACTCAGAAAAAGAG GTTTTCATTCGTGAGGTGATATCTAATGCATCAGATGCCCTAGAAAAACTACAGTACCAGTTCATGACTGGAAAAGATGTTGCAGAAAATGAGCTTCCTCTTGAAATTAACATTGCCACAGATCAGGAGAAAGGAACTCTGACAATTAAGGATCATGGAATAGGAATGACTGAACAAGAGTTAGTTGATAACTTAGGTACTATCGCCAGGTCTGGCTCAAAAGCTTTCCTTGACGAACTTAGCAAACTAGGGAAAGGCGATTCACGAGAGCATCAT AGAAAGAGCATCATTGGACAGTTTGGTGTAGGATTCTATTCCACGTTCATGGTTGCTGATAGAGTTGATGTGTACACGCGTTCTTATATTCCTGGCAGCAGAGGTCTTCTGTGGACTTCAGATGG CTCTGGTTCATATGAGATTGCTGAGGCAGAAAATGTTTCTCGTGGAACAAAGATTGTTATACACCTGAAAGAAGACCACAGAAATTTTTCTCTTAACACAGCAGTTGAAG ATACTATTAAGAAATACAGTAATTTTGTGGGCTTCCCAATTTACTTGGATGGAATGTGTATAAACACAATTCAG ccATTATGGTTATTGGATCCTAAAAGCATAACTCAAGAGGAACATGAG gaatTTTATCAGTTCATTGGCAAGACATATGACAAGCCAAGATACATTCTACACTACAAGACAGATGCACCTTTGAATATTCGCAGTATATTTTACATCCCAGAAACTCTTCCACAGTTGTTTACAGTGCAACACATGGAACATGGCGTGTCTCTTTACAGCAGGAAAGTTCTAATCCAATCCAAAGCTCACAGGGTTCTGCCAAACTGGCTTCGGTTTGTAAAAGGAGTTGTGGACAGTGAAGATATCCCACTAAATCTAAGTCGAGAGCTGCTTCAAGATAGTGCTCTAATCAAGAAACTTAGTGACGTACTATCAGCAAGAATTATCAAATTTTTGCTGGAACAGCAAAAGAAGGATAGAGTTAAATATGaaaagttttttaaagattGTGGAATTTTCTTCCGTGAAGGGATTGTTAGTGCTGAAAGTGATGAGCAGAAACAGGATATAGCAAAGCTTCTTCTGTTTGAATCATCGAACGAGAAGTCTGGTGTGCTTACGTCACTGCCATCATATGTATCAAGAATGAAACCCGCACAGAAGAATATCTATTATCTGTGTGCTCCAAG TCGCGAAGTGGCAGAAACATCTCCTTACTACGAAGCTTTGAAGAAAGATGATGTAGAG GTTTTGTTCACGTATAATGAACAAGATGACGTAACACTGCATTATTTAAAGACTTTTGACAAGAAGAATATCATGGCTGCAGAGAATTACTTCTCAGTTGACAGAGAACCTTCACCCACTGAACCAACGGACGATACCACTCAAACACAAGACGCATCAG AATCTCTGACGGAGGAACAAGCTACGGAATTGGCCAACTGGATCAGTATTATACTGGGGAAACAGAAAGTTTCAGCTGTTAAG GTTTCCAAGCACTTAAGTCAGACAAGCCACCCAGTGATGGTGACTGTACCAGACATGGTGGCCGCTAAACACTGGCTTAAAGTCATGAGAGCGGAGCAGTTCCAGGACATTGACAATGCAAAGTATCAGATATTTCAACCTACGCTGGAAATAAACCCAA